From the Papaver somniferum cultivar HN1 unplaced genomic scaffold, ASM357369v1 unplaced-scaffold_2083, whole genome shotgun sequence genome, the window AATACCCAATCCTCATTCTTCATAAGAGTGACAAACATAACTCCATTTAATAGGGTTGTAACACTTCTTAAGAGCAGGGCCAACCCATAAGAATCTCTTGAATTATGTATTTAGCTCCTTTATGACCCTTTTTGGCAGAACAAAGCAAGAGAACCAGAAAAACAACATTCCACAAAGAACTTCCTTTATAAGAAAAGCTCTTCCAGGGTAAGCCAAGAATAAAGACTTCCAAAAGTGAATTCTCTCATCCACCTTTTCAAGCAAGGGTAAGCAATCTTTATAATAAAGTTTAGTAGATAAGAGAGGGACACCCAAATATTTGACAAGCAATTCTCCCACTGTGCAATCTAGAATATGAATTATTTGTTCTAGAGTTAAGTCATCCACAACAGAACAAAACAGGGAAGTTTTCTGGTTATTAATTTCTAAGCTTGAGTAGGTACTAAATTCATCAAGTGCATATTTTAAGCTAGCAGCAGCAACAATGTTTCCTTTGAAAAAGATCAGCACATCATCAGCAAAGCACAAATGAGTTAGTCTAGTCAACTTACATCTTGGGTGGAAGCCAAACTTCTGAATCTGAACTTGTTTAAGAAGTGTGGCACTCAGCATCTCCATAGCTAGCACAAACAGATAAAGAGATATGGTGCAGCCTTGTCTCAAACCTCTCTTAGCTCCAAAAAAACCAAATGGGGAACCATTTATAAGAATAGAAAACTTTGCTGATTTAATACATAGGGCAATCCAGTTAATGAAGACATCAGGAAAACCCATATGTTGTAGCATAAAGAAAATTGCATCCCATTTAACAGTATCATAAGCCTTTCTAATATCTATTTTTAAAGCACATCTTGGGGTACCTTTGGGTCTATGATAATTCCTCACCAATTCATGAGCCACCATGATGTTATCTTGAATCGATCTTCCAGAGATGAAAGAAGATTGATTCAAGCTGATAAGACCTCCTAAAATCTTCTTCATTCTTAGAGAAATAATCTTAGTAATGCACTTATAAGTGACATTACATCAAGATATAGGTCTATAATCTAAAACAGTGGAGGGGTTTTTCTTCTTAGCAATCAAGGTTAAAAATGTACAATTCACTTCTTTTAGGAGCTTTGACTTATGGAATTTTTTTTGAATAGCAGCAACAAAGTTATCTCCTACCACTTGCCAACAAGATTTTAGAAAGTGACTTGTGAAGCCATCAGGCCCAGGAGCCTTACTTGAACCAATAGAATGCAAATCCTCAGCTACTTCTTCTCTTGTGACTGGTTTTATCAGATCTGCAACATCATCTTGTTGAATACAAGCATTAATACTGAGGTTGAACAAAGGATGAGAGGAGCTATCTTCAGTTAAATTATTACCAAATAACTCAGAATAAaaagaaatgcattccttagCAATCTCCTGATCTTCTACCAGCTTAACATTTTCCCTATCATATAAAGATAAAATACTATTTCTAGATCTTCTTTCTTTGAGAGAATTATGTAAAAAAGAAGTATTTGAGTCTCCCAAATCTAGCCATTTAATTCTAGATTGTTGTTTAGCAGCTGCTTCTTCATATTTTGCTAGTTTAACATATTCTGCAACATAAACTCTTTCTCTTCTTGCCAATTCATGATCTAGGGGAtgagattgaagaagaagttgagcaGAATCCATATGACTTTTAGCTTGTAAAACAAGTTCACACATATTCTTGAACCTCAATTTTTTCCACTGAATAATATCATACTTAACTCTCTTCATTTTAGTAACAAATTTAATCATAGGATTACCTCTGACTTCAGTGTTCCAAGCTCTTCTAACCACTTCCATGAAGTCTTTTTCTTCAGTGAGAAAATTATAAAATCTAAAAAGGGGAGGGCCATGAGTCCTTTTTTCGGCAACAATAACAACACTAGGGGAGTGATCTCAGATACCTGGAAGAAGGAATTCAgcttttgaaatttgaaattgaagaaTCCACTCCATGTTTACCATAACTCTGTCTAGTTTTGATCTAATTATTGTTCCATCCTGCTGACAATTGGTCCAAGTGTAGAAACATCCAGAATACTGAAGATCCATAATCTGAGCTTGCTGAACACAGTTAGAAAAATCATGATAATGATGACGAAGAACAGGATCACCCCCCACTTTGTCAGAAGGAAAAAAACAAAGAGCTAAAATCACCCATTAGAATCCAAGGTTTGGTATTAAAGGAAGCAAAGTTGATAAGAGAATCCCAAAGAGAATATCTTGTAacataataattttttccataaacAAAGGTAGCCACAAAGTTTATCATTGAAGAAAAGGAAATATCCAGAAAATAGCTTGTGAAGAGGAACTCAAAACAGTAACTTGAACATCATTTGGATTCCAAGTTATCCaaattctaccaaaacaattaTCACTATCATTATCTAAGAAGCACCAAGAAGGATTTATGTTATTTCTTATTCTAGTTTTATTATGAACTTGAACATGAGTTTATACTAATCCAATCAAGGaaagttcattcaatctaatTAAATTTTTTACTTCCAACTATTTCAGAGGGTCATTTAGACCTCTGAGGTTCCAACATCCCATGTTGAAACTCATTTTAATTTGGATTGAGAGAAGGTACCTCTAGCAGACCTCTTCAAATCTGCAACATTAGGGAATAAATTGATAGCTGGTGGAAGTAAAGCCTCTCTCCTATGAAAATGAGCTCTTGAACTGGAGGCTTCAAATTCTTTTGATTTTAGTTGTGCTGCTTGAATCAAAGCTTGGAAGTTTTCTTTATTATGGTCAGCTGGTAACTCATGAGGGTGATCCATACATTTGTCCAGGATGAAAAAAGGATTGGAAGCAATAACATCATTCACATTAGCATCTTTACTAACACTTATCTCCTACAGGACTGTAGTAGTTGCTTGGTCTGAAACCATAGAGTCAGTATCCATTGGTATCTGTGAAACTTCTAAAACAGTGGATTTAGTAACCATATCATTGTTGTGTACCCCATGTTTGGATTTTGTAACCCACCCTTCTTTATCCACAGTTGTAGTAGTTTTCTTCTGCACCCATTTTTGTACAACTTTTGGAGAAGATTTAACCTGTTTTGGACAGTTTAAAG encodes:
- the LOC113339223 gene encoding uncharacterized protein LOC113339223, yielding MKKILGGLISLNQSSFISGRSIQDNIMVAHELVRNYHRPKGTPRCALKIDIRKAYDTVKWDAIFFMLQHMGFPDVFINWIALCIKSAKFSILINGSPFGFFGAKRGLRQGCTISLYLFVLAMEMLSATLLKQVQIQKFGFHPRCKLTRLTHLCFADDVLIFFKGNIVAAASLKYALDEFSTYSSLEINNQKTSLFCSVVDDLTLEQIIHILDCTVGELLVKYLGVPLLSTKLYYKDCLPLLEKVDERIHFWKSLFLAYPGRAFLIKEVLCGMLFFWFSCFVLPKRVIKELNT